The DNA region CTTCAAAGTTTTATATCTTACAGAGAATAAATAAGCTATTTATTCTCCATTTAAAACAGCTAGAACTGTTGCTCTGCTTGTTTTAAGCACAGATGTTATTTTTGATATATTGAGATCACCCTTGTCGTTATAATACGCTTCATCATCTAACATACTTAAGATTCTATCTTTTTTATCAAGAAGTTCTTGGGATGTAGCTCTGCTCTCAAAAGTCAAATCTTCTTCGCTCATAGTTTTAAGTGCTTCTAAATCTCTTTTAATAGTAGGAATCGTAACTTTTAATTCTTTTGCTAAATCTTTTGGATCTTCAATCCCTCGTAAAATTAAATCTCTTATAGCTATTCTTCTGGTTTTCATTTTACGTCGTCTGTGATAAGAAATTTTCACTGTTTTTATCTCCTATATTTTAGATATACATCTTATTTTTATAAGATATTAGGCATTAAAATAAACAAGAAAGTATTCATTAAAAAATCACTAAGGGTCTAGGGCCTATCTTAATTAAAAGTCTGAATAAATTTTCTTGTTTGCGGGTTTTTAATCTTTTTGACATTAGTATTCGAGAAAATACTTTTTAATTCTTCAAGCGTAAAGATATTTTTTAATGTATCACAAGCAATATCTTTTAATACCTTATATTTAACGATTTCAAAGGAAAGGGGAAAAAGATCATCCTCTTTACTCATTAACACCTTATAAACATCAAAAGCATTCATAGAATAATCAGAACATACCTTATCCAAATGATGTAAATATTCTTTTGAATTAACGTGCATATACTTCCTTTATTTTTAACACTTACCTTTTTTTGCTTGACCAGGAGGACAAAATTTTGTTTTTTCCTGTTTTATTTCTTTTTTTGTTTTAACATCAACTTCTACTCCTGAAACTTCTCCTTTTACCTGAAGAAGCCTACAACCAGAAAAAGATAAAGATAAAAATATCACCATAACTAAGGGAAAAAATGATTTCATGTGCACTCCTATTGATACTAATTAAAAATTATAAATAATTTTACTTTAATTAATATTATCCATAGTAAACTAAAAACTTTATTATTGCTATTTTTATAAACAATGAGTTTTGTTAACCTAGGGTAAACTTAGAGATGAAGTAAGATATTATTTTTTGTTTTTTAAATATCTGCTTATATTTAGCCATGTAAGCAATACTAATCCTATAACAGCAACTGTTTCTAACATTATTGATCCTTTTGTTTTTCTTAGTATAAGATATTTTTATTTAAGAAAAATAAAATTTAAAATCTTTTTCAAACTTTAGAGTATAAAATAAACAAAGACACGAATTTGAACGAAAGGTTATACTAATATCATTAGACGAAAATTCGTCCCATTTAATATTTTATTTGATAGAATAATATTAATAAGGACAAAAATGCAAAAATTTATAATTATTTTATTTTTTACTTTATCTCTAAATGCTAATATTATTTCCAGTGATTTTCCAAGCTCTTTGGTAACGAATAATTTTGCCAAAACTGGTATTTATGAAGCTTGGTATGATGGAGCTACAAGTAGATATGATCATGGCGTATTAGGGGATGAAATTGAGGCTTCTATTTTGAGGTTTAAGATAAAAAATAAAGATGGTATTTATTCTGCTAGCCTTACATTAGATAAATCGCTTGTATTTGAAGACATAAACCCCAGACTTAAGGATATAAATAATGACGGGAATTTGGAGATTATTGTTATTCAAAGTCATCAAAATTTAGGTGCTAGAATTGTTGTTTATAAATTAAATCACGAAAATAAACTCGAAGAATTTGTTAGTACACCTTTTATAGGCAAACGATATAGGTGGCTTGCGATTAGTGCTATTGCAGATATAAATAAAGATGGTTTTATGGATATTGTTTATATTGATAGACCACATTTAGCCAATATATTAAGAGTTTGGACCTATAAAAACAATGATTTTTATGAATTGGCAAGTATAAGAGGCTTAAGTAATCATCGTATTGGAAATAATTTTATTTCAGGTGGTATAAAAAGTTGTAAGGGTGAAATAGAAATAATTACAGCCAATGGTGATTGGAGTCATATTATGAGCACAAAGTTTATTGAAAAAAAACTTCAAAGTGTAAAAGTAGCACCATTCAAGAATACAGATGATTTTAATACAATATTGTCTTGTAAATAATATATAAATCAACCTTTTAATAAAGGGGCTTATCTCCTTTATTTTGTATCTTGCCCTTAAATAACATATACTTACAATAACAAAAGCATAGCTTTTAGGTGTAATTTTTCTTTATAAGCATTGAATAAGAACTAGATTCTTTTATTTGAAATTGGCTATTATCCAAGTGCTTTAAAAATATTTTACAGGATATTATAAATGACTTTTAAAAATAAAAAAATACTAATTACAGGTGCAAGTCCAGATTTTGGTCAAACACTAGCAATCTTATTCGCTAAATTAGGAGCTGAGTTATTTTTATCAGCTAGAAGCATTGAAAAAGCAAATGATACTGCTAAACAAATTATAAAGCTTGTACCAAGTGCCAAAATACACACTTTTAAAGCAAATGTATCAAAACCTAAGGATATAGTAAACTTTGCTTTAGAAGTTACAAAGATTACTTCTAAAATAGATATTCTCATTAATAATGCATCTTTTTGGTTAGAAGGAAAGATAGAGGATGTAAGTGATGAAGATATTATGGAAACAATTAACTCAACCGCAAGTGGTAGTATTTTAATTACAAAACATTTTTTACCCTTAATAAAAGAGTCTTCATGTCCTGATATTGTTTTTATTAATAGCCTTGCAAGTTTGGAAAATTTTTTCTCTGTAAATGCAAATGAAGCTTTTTGCGCAGCAAAAGCAGCTCAATCTACCTTTGCAGACAGACTAAGACAAAGGCTAAAAGGTTCTGGTATTCGAATAATCTCTATTTATCCACCAAATTTTGATAATACCTCTCCTCTTAATGAAGAAGAATGGAAAGAAAAAAGAAATCATACAGATCTTCGTTATTTAAGCGCAAGAAATATATTTGAGTGCCTAGAATTTGCTTTATTACAAGATAGAATATGTTCTCTTGATAAAATAATATTAAGCAATAACAATACTTCATCTACAAATACTTAAAAATAGCCTTCTCAAAGTTTAATTCCAAGATAAACTTAACGCTCTGCATTAATTATTTACGCAGAAGCTTTGATAATAAAATTCATTCGCTTTTTTATAATTTATTATTTATAAATATCTTGGGCGATTATTACACTCTTATCATCATCAATAAGAGTAAGTTCATTATCCAGTATATTACACTGTATATTCATAGAACGACTGTTTAGTGACTCTATATCCCCATCAATATTCAGATATATTATTTGAAGATTTTTAAAACGAATAAGAGAATTTTCTATTTGTTTAAACCAAGGCAGGCTTAGACTTTCTTTAAATGTATACACTATTACTTTCTCAGATCGTCCACATGCTTTTTTTATACGCTTAAGATCTGGTTGTCCCACATCTATCCACATCTTAATATCCCCACCCAATGATTTTTCCCATAAATCAGGCTCATCATCTTCCGATATTCCTTTACAAAACATCAGTTCCTCATTTGCATTTAATACAAAAGCAATCAGTCTAATCATTAGTCGTAAATTATTTTCTGACGGATGCTGTGCCAGTGTTAAATTATGTTCGCAATAATAGTGTTGATCCATGTTTGCAATATTTAGTAAAGCTTTGTGAATAATCGCATTAGCGGCCATTAATATCCTTTTTCTTATAGGTGTTTTTGTGATTATAGCTAAATATAGCTACAAAAATTTATCAAATTTTCACCCTATAAAGCTTCCCTTCACATTTTAAAATTAACATTATCAGCTATAATACGGTAATTTATTTTAAGGGCAAGATTATGACATTACAAAAGTGGGAAATATTCCAAGATGAAGCAACAGTTTTTTTAAACAATTATTGTAATGCTAACTTTAAAATGGAAGGTGGCTATGACGCAACAACATCCCACATTACAGCAAGAAAAGCAAATAAAGTTATAACAACTATAGAAGCAAAGTTTGCATCAACACAAGCAGGACAAATTGTATTGATAGCAGATGGTAATAAGTTTAGCTTTTGCGATAAAAGTAAAAATGATTCAAATTCATATACACAAGAGATAATAAAATATTTAAATAAAAACTATTCATCCTTTGCCGGCGTAAAAACTGCTTCTATTCATGTAGATATTGATGAGAGTACATTATATAATTGGGTAAAAACAATTTATAATGATAAAGATGTTGAATGGATTATATCTTCAAAAAAGTTTAACAATTTAAGCCTAGATGATTTACTTTTCGTACCAATAAATGAAATAGAAAACTACTTTGATATTAGCCTAGTATTTAGAAGAAAAAAAACAGGGAATACACATATTCCAGGTAAAGACATAACACATTTTAAAGAAGAAATGGACTTATTAAATGAAGACTACATAATAAAAAAAACGAATAACAAATACTTACTAACAATGAACAAAAGAGTATCAAATTTTAATATTGGGGAGCGATATTTATTAAGTATTACCAATGTGGATTGTCAATATTATATAAAGAAAAAAGACATAAATACTAATCCTAATATTATGTTTCAACTAAACTTAAAAGATAAGGTAGAATTTAAAGGTGAGGATTTTAAAGAAAAATATAATTTATAGTTTTTTAAAATAGTGCAATGCGGAATAAGTACCTTTGAGATTTTTGGTCTGAAAATAATTTATTGTTATTTCTTAGTATACGAAAACTGTAGTTTCTAAAAAAAGGAAGATTATGGAAGAATTTGATTTTGAAGCATACAAACAAATGGTAAAAGAGCATCAAGACAAGGATGAACCAACATCTTGGTGTGATTCTATTTATAAAGATGCACAAGGAGATTATACTAAGGTATTTTGGGCAGATTTAGAATCCAATCCTTATTTGCTTCAATATTTAAAAAAGAATAGAACAAAAGATAAAAAAGCTATAGTAATTGGTTGTGGTGTTGGAGATGATGCAAAATCCTTAAGTGATGCAGGCTATGAAGTAACTGCATTTGATATTTCACCCTCTGCTATTGACTTGTGTAAAAAAAGGTATCCCCATTCAAAAATAAATTTTTTAGTGGCGGATTTATTTTCATACCCCAAGAATTGGAGAGAAAACTATGATTTAGTTTATGAATGTAATACCATTCAAATATTAGCTGGAAAATACAGAATATTAGCCAGAGAAAAAATATCTTCTTTATTAAATAAAGGTGGAAACGCGGTAATATCTTGTAGAAGCAGACTTCTAGGAAAACAAGAAAATGACATCCCAAAACCATTAGACAAAAAAGAAATGAATGAATTTATTTACAAGGATAAATTAAAAGAATTGATTTTTACTGATTATTATGACAATCAAGAACCTTCTGTTTGGCATTTTTTTGCTGTTTACCAAAAGTAAATAGACAGTAAAAAAGAAAAACTTAAAGAATGATACTTCTTGCAACACACAATATATACTACAAATAGTAAAGTTCTCTATTTAAACTTACCTGTCCCTATTTAATAAATTTAAGATTTATTCTTGCAAATATTTTTTTTCTTCTTTGTGCTAATTCAATTTCGTTTTTTATCCTTTAGAAGTAAACTTTTCTTTCATGTACGCATCAAAGTTTGGTTCACTACAAAGAACTGTTTTTATCCATGCTTCACTTTCAAAAGCAATGACTCTTAATTCATGTACGCAAGCAATTAAAGAACTATCTTTTTCTGAAGTAATTGAACTGGGTTCATTTAACGAAGAAGAAAATAAACGATGATGAATAATATCTTCCTTTTCCCACCAGTCTAATAAAAACCAATTACGTATAACTCCTTGATGAATAATTAAAAATCCAACTCCATAACGCTGTTCACTTAAAGCAGGTTTTGGTAAATGAAATAGAACAGCTTCTATTCCTTCTGAAACGAGTTCTTTTGAAAGAACTTCTGCTTTGGATGAAATTCCGTAAACCTTCATTCTCCAACCTTCATAGCCAATCTCTTTTATGAAAGTAACTGCTCTTTTTTTATAAGGTACAATTTTATTCATTTAAATTCCTTATTTATTCGTATTTATTTTAAAAATATAGTAGCACTATTACTATTAATAATAATCATTATTTTAATCAAAATGCTACAAGTAAAAGAAGATAAAATATTCCATATTATAATCATAAGTTAGATTAAGAGAATGATGACATTTATACCATTATGCTTTAGTAAAGGGATTAGTTAAATTTATTAGAAATAACTATTTGATAATTATAAAATAACAAATATAACATTTTAAAATTTATTTTTAAGAATTAACTTATTTATATTATGTAATATTGTTATAGAAAAATAAAAAATAATTTTTTCAAAGGCAGAATATGAATAATGACATGAAATTACGATTAAAGTTTTTTATACCAATTATTATTATTTCCTTATTAATAATCACAGGAACATATTTTTTTATCTCCCATCAAATAAAAGAAAATATAATTAATCAAAGT from Campylobacteraceae bacterium includes:
- a CDS encoding SDR family oxidoreductase, which gives rise to MTFKNKKILITGASPDFGQTLAILFAKLGAELFLSARSIEKANDTAKQIIKLVPSAKIHTFKANVSKPKDIVNFALEVTKITSKIDILINNASFWLEGKIEDVSDEDIMETINSTASGSILITKHFLPLIKESSCPDIVFINSLASLENFFSVNANEAFCAAKAAQSTFADRLRQRLKGSGIRIISIYPPNFDNTSPLNEEEWKEKRNHTDLRYLSARNIFECLEFALLQDRICSLDKIILSNNNTSSTNT
- a CDS encoding YaeQ family protein is translated as MAANAIIHKALLNIANMDQHYYCEHNLTLAQHPSENNLRLMIRLIAFVLNANEELMFCKGISEDDEPDLWEKSLGGDIKMWIDVGQPDLKRIKKACGRSEKVIVYTFKESLSLPWFKQIENSLIRFKNLQIIYLNIDGDIESLNSRSMNIQCNILDNELTLIDDDKSVIIAQDIYK
- a CDS encoding VCBS repeat-containing protein, with the protein product MQKFIIILFFTLSLNANIISSDFPSSLVTNNFAKTGIYEAWYDGATSRYDHGVLGDEIEASILRFKIKNKDGIYSASLTLDKSLVFEDINPRLKDINNDGNLEIIVIQSHQNLGARIVVYKLNHENKLEEFVSTPFIGKRYRWLAISAIADINKDGFMDIVYIDRPHLANILRVWTYKNNDFYELASIRGLSNHRIGNNFISGGIKSCKGEIEIITANGDWSHIMSTKFIEKKLQSVKVAPFKNTDDFNTILSCK
- a CDS encoding class I SAM-dependent methyltransferase; protein product: MEEFDFEAYKQMVKEHQDKDEPTSWCDSIYKDAQGDYTKVFWADLESNPYLLQYLKKNRTKDKKAIVIGCGVGDDAKSLSDAGYEVTAFDISPSAIDLCKKRYPHSKINFLVADLFSYPKNWRENYDLVYECNTIQILAGKYRILAREKISSLLNKGGNAVISCRSRLLGKQENDIPKPLDKKEMNEFIYKDKLKELIFTDYYDNQEPSVWHFFAVYQK